A genomic region of Microtus ochrogaster isolate Prairie Vole_2 chromosome 15, MicOch1.0, whole genome shotgun sequence contains the following coding sequences:
- the Tmem106c gene encoding transmembrane protein 106C: protein MGSQHSSSARTFCHRKKDGNPEDLQAEREQEEAIAQFPYVEFTGRNSVTCHTCQGAGYVPAEQLNELVALIPHSDQRLRPQRTKQYVLLSVLLCLLASGLVSFFLFPHSVLVDDNGIKVVKVTFNKQDSLVVLDVMATLKIRNSNFYSVAVTNLFSQVQYMKAVAGTYMTTNVSVIPPRSEHLVNFTVKAEVGGPSSYLYFFCTVPAILVHNIMIFMRTSVQISYIGHTSQSAVETQHYVDCGANSTVV, encoded by the exons ATGGGGTCTCAGCATTCCTCTTCTGCCCGTACATTTTGTCACCGAAAGAAGGATGGCAATCCGGAGGACTTACAGGctgagagagagcaggaggaagcCATCGCTCAGTTCCCCTATGTGGAATTCACGGGGAGAAATAGCGTCACCTGTCACACCTGCCAAGGAGCAGGCTACGTCCCAGCAG AGCAACTCAATGAGTTGGTGGCTCTGATCCCACACAGTGACCAGAGGCTGCGTCCTCAAAGAAC TAAACAGTATGTCCTCCTGTCGGTCCTGCTCTGTCTGCTGGCATCTGGCTtggtctctttcttcctgtttccacatTCAGTCCTCGTGGATGATAACGGCATCAAAGTGGTGAAGGTCACATTTAATAAACAGGACTCCCTGGTAGTGCTCGATGTCATG GCCACCCTGAAAATCAGAAACTCCAACTTCTACTCCGTGGCAGTGACCAACCTGTTCAGCCAGGTTCAATACATGAAAGCCGTGGCTGGCACATACATGACCACGAACGTCTCTGTCATTCCCCCTCGGAGTGAGCACCTG GTGAATTTTACAGTGAAGGCCGAGGTGGGAGGACCATCTTCGTACTTGTA CTTCTTCTGCACGGTACCTGCCATTCTGGTGCACAACATCATGATCTTCATGAG GACTTCTGTGCAGATTTCATACATTGGCCACACGTCCCAGAGCGCCGTGGAAACACAGCACTATGTGGACTGCGGGGCGAATTCCACGGTTGTTTAG